Proteins from a genomic interval of Rhodococcus rhodochrous:
- a CDS encoding TetR/AcrR family transcriptional regulator yields MGASSDETDTLTNGEAIPDWRILEPMQLSPILTAALDAFYETGFHGTSVREIARRVGVTVPALYYHHENKEGLLIALLELSTSDVLSRAHAAAEDADGDPVRRLSNVIEAIVLRMTLRARLAALEGEARYLSPENRQRYRAVRKGVEQLVRKIVEEGVAAGVFDVDDPAETTRALLGMCQSIPRWYHAEGTLSPEAVAQKYVGIALKTVGV; encoded by the coding sequence ATGGGTGCTTCGAGCGACGAGACCGACACCCTCACCAACGGTGAGGCCATCCCGGACTGGCGCATCCTCGAACCGATGCAGCTCAGTCCCATCCTCACCGCTGCCCTCGACGCCTTCTACGAGACCGGTTTCCACGGCACTTCGGTGCGGGAGATCGCGCGCCGCGTCGGCGTCACCGTTCCGGCGCTCTACTACCACCACGAGAACAAGGAAGGGCTGCTCATCGCCCTTCTCGAACTCTCGACCAGCGACGTCCTCTCCCGTGCCCACGCCGCCGCCGAGGACGCCGACGGCGACCCGGTCCGCAGGCTGTCCAATGTCATCGAGGCGATCGTGCTGCGCATGACCCTGCGGGCCCGCCTCGCCGCGCTCGAAGGCGAGGCCCGCTACCTGAGCCCCGAGAACCGCCAGCGCTACCGCGCGGTGCGCAAGGGCGTCGAGCAGTTGGTGCGGAAGATCGTCGAGGAGGGTGTCGCCGCGGGCGTGTTCGACGTGGACGATCCCGCCGAGACCACGCGCGCCCTGCTCGGCATGTGCCAGTCGATCCCGCGCTGGTACCACGCGGAGGGCACGCTCAGCCCCGAGGCCGTCGCGCAGAAGTACGTCGGTATCGCGCTCAAGACCGTCGGGGTCTGA
- a CDS encoding DUF4328 domain-containing protein, giving the protein MSAYQICVRCENRWPVTYQPRQWCPACRGVLLSPVAPDGSVPPSRRNFRWVARPAGGPPTTEPASPPRGRPSAETPSYREMPRWGLLDPLPDEDVEPDRAETAADLAPTLLVGTAVVFGLAAVAEAVRYGVLLYNRTRLVDPLVLAVSDAAVWATQVVGPVVALAAAVASGLRLIDLRRRIYAERGLAESRSPLSILAGLVVPGLNLAMPGVFLTEIADRDPRLLRAIRTWWVLWVVNGVLMVALLAWRQRDTLQARADGVLLTAVLAALGAVVALSTLHVLRLFDDADLWGRPLRRRRFTHATGPASSPIAPIVPAAVREREEAREDQDDPPEEPAGERADDEERAEAVAP; this is encoded by the coding sequence ATGTCGGCCTATCAGATCTGTGTGCGCTGTGAGAATCGCTGGCCGGTGACCTATCAGCCGCGGCAGTGGTGCCCGGCCTGCCGCGGTGTGCTGCTCTCACCCGTCGCCCCCGACGGGTCGGTTCCTCCGTCGCGCCGCAACTTTCGCTGGGTCGCGCGGCCGGCGGGTGGCCCTCCGACGACCGAACCGGCGTCGCCTCCGCGCGGGCGTCCGTCGGCCGAGACCCCGTCCTATCGCGAGATGCCCCGCTGGGGACTGCTCGATCCGCTCCCGGACGAGGACGTCGAACCGGATCGCGCCGAGACCGCCGCCGACCTCGCACCGACGCTGCTCGTCGGCACCGCCGTCGTCTTCGGTCTCGCGGCGGTCGCCGAGGCCGTCCGGTACGGAGTGTTGCTGTACAACCGCACCCGTCTCGTCGACCCGCTCGTGCTCGCGGTGTCGGACGCCGCGGTGTGGGCGACCCAGGTGGTCGGGCCGGTCGTGGCGCTGGCCGCGGCGGTCGCATCCGGGTTGCGGTTGATCGACCTGCGCCGGCGCATCTACGCCGAGCGTGGTCTCGCCGAGTCGCGGTCGCCGCTGTCCATCCTCGCGGGGCTGGTCGTTCCGGGCCTCAACCTCGCGATGCCCGGTGTCTTCCTCACCGAGATCGCCGACCGCGACCCGCGGTTGCTCCGCGCGATCCGCACCTGGTGGGTGCTGTGGGTGGTCAACGGCGTGCTCATGGTGGCGCTGCTCGCGTGGCGCCAGCGCGACACCCTGCAGGCCCGTGCCGACGGCGTCCTGCTCACCGCCGTCCTCGCGGCGCTCGGGGCGGTCGTCGCGCTGTCGACCCTGCACGTCCTGCGCCTGTTCGACGACGCCGACCTGTGGGGACGGCCGCTGCGCCGTCGCCGCTTCACCCATGCGACCGGTCCGGCCTCGTCGCCGATCGCGCCCATCGTCCCCGCCGCCGTGCGCGAACGGGAAGAGGCCCGCGAGGACCAGGACGACCCTCCGGAGGAGCCGGCCGGCGAACGAGCGGACGACGAGGAGCGCGCCGAGGCGGTGGCGCCGTGA
- a CDS encoding MFS transporter: MNIETPEKNSVATTSVTLASKKKSLLASSVGNILEWYEWSAYAVFAPFIAAAMFNSDNPVSALLSTLAVFAVGFLMRPLGGIVFGRIADKRGRKFVLVTTMLMMAGGSLVIGLMPTYSSIGVWASVLLLLARVVQGFAHGGESATAYSYVSEIAPPHRRGMWGSVAFVAIFGGSVLAYTIGGAVTSTLSESAVGEWGWRVPFLLGFFLALFALYLRRSMEESEVFDQQETRVDEPRIPRKVVVRAILLMIGMTSGVTAAHYTWTSYVSTYAITQKGMDADTAYWMLVIAQVIALVSLPFWGLLSDRIGRRPMLGGFAVLMFALQIPLTSMITSAGWTLLVSTTLALLIVSIPGAILSCTLSESFPTRLRTQAIGFAYSFSVAVFGGTAPYLNQLLTGWDIGWVFGVYIMVLCVATGVAALIMKETKGIDLQKV; this comes from the coding sequence ATGAACATCGAAACACCTGAGAAGAATTCTGTTGCAACAACTTCGGTGACTCTCGCATCGAAGAAGAAGTCTCTTCTCGCCAGCTCCGTGGGCAACATCCTCGAGTGGTACGAGTGGAGCGCCTACGCGGTGTTCGCTCCGTTCATCGCCGCAGCGATGTTCAACAGCGACAATCCGGTCTCGGCACTGCTGTCCACACTCGCGGTCTTCGCCGTCGGATTCCTGATGCGACCGCTCGGTGGCATCGTGTTCGGCCGCATCGCCGACAAACGCGGCCGCAAGTTCGTGCTCGTCACGACCATGCTCATGATGGCCGGTGGCAGCCTCGTCATCGGGCTCATGCCCACCTACTCGTCGATCGGCGTGTGGGCGTCGGTGCTCCTGCTGCTCGCCCGTGTGGTGCAGGGCTTCGCGCACGGTGGCGAGTCGGCGACCGCCTACTCGTACGTCAGCGAGATCGCGCCGCCGCATCGCCGCGGCATGTGGGGCAGCGTCGCCTTCGTCGCGATCTTCGGCGGTTCCGTGCTCGCGTACACGATCGGCGGAGCGGTCACCTCGACACTCTCCGAGAGCGCCGTGGGTGAGTGGGGATGGCGCGTGCCGTTCCTCCTCGGCTTCTTCCTGGCGCTGTTCGCCCTCTACCTGCGACGCAGCATGGAGGAGAGCGAGGTCTTCGACCAGCAGGAGACCCGGGTCGACGAACCGCGCATCCCGCGCAAGGTGGTCGTGCGTGCGATCCTGCTGATGATCGGCATGACCTCGGGGGTCACGGCGGCGCACTACACGTGGACCTCGTACGTCTCGACGTACGCGATCACGCAGAAGGGCATGGACGCCGACACCGCCTACTGGATGCTCGTCATCGCCCAGGTCATCGCGCTGGTGTCGCTGCCCTTCTGGGGTCTGCTCTCCGACCGGATCGGCCGGCGCCCGATGCTCGGCGGCTTCGCGGTCCTCATGTTCGCGCTGCAGATCCCGCTGACGTCGATGATCACGTCGGCCGGGTGGACGCTGCTCGTGTCGACCACCCTCGCCCTGCTCATCGTGTCGATCCCGGGCGCGATCCTGTCGTGCACCCTCTCGGAGAGCTTCCCGACCCGCCTGCGTACTCAGGCCATCGGCTTCGCGTACTCCTTCTCGGTGGCGGTCTTCGGTGGCACCGCGCCCTACCTGAACCAGCTGCTCACCGGCTGGGACATCGGCTGGGTCTTCGGGGTCTACATCATGGTGCTGTGCGTCGCGACCGGCGTCGCCGCCCTGATCATGAAGGAAACGAAGGGTATCGACCTGCAGAAGGTCTGA
- a CDS encoding histidine phosphatase family protein, protein MSGRLILARHGQTVANVARRLDTKLPGAELTELGVEQARTLGKNLVERGPSLLVASQALRARQTAEHAAPAVSLETVVHEGVHEVQVGELEDRSDEESHKLFMKVYEEWHNGDLRARVPGGESALDVLDRYLPVLESLRSDYLDAGSGDVVVVSHGAAIRLVAAYLGKVPAGFAITNHLANTETVELVPVAGGGWECARWGTFFAPFHDTARGGADDPMG, encoded by the coding sequence GTGAGCGGCAGATTGATCCTGGCCCGGCACGGCCAGACGGTGGCGAACGTCGCCCGGAGGCTCGACACGAAACTCCCGGGTGCGGAGCTCACCGAGCTCGGCGTCGAACAGGCCCGCACGCTCGGGAAGAATCTCGTCGAGCGCGGGCCGTCGCTGCTCGTCGCGTCGCAGGCACTCCGTGCTCGGCAGACGGCCGAGCACGCGGCACCGGCGGTGTCGCTCGAGACGGTCGTCCACGAGGGCGTGCACGAGGTGCAGGTCGGCGAGCTCGAGGACCGCAGCGACGAGGAGTCGCACAAGCTGTTCATGAAGGTCTACGAGGAGTGGCACAACGGCGACCTGCGGGCGCGGGTCCCGGGTGGTGAGTCGGCGCTCGACGTGCTCGACCGGTACCTGCCCGTCCTCGAGTCGCTGCGCAGCGACTATCTCGACGCCGGTTCGGGCGACGTCGTGGTCGTCAGTCACGGCGCCGCCATCCGGCTCGTCGCCGCCTATCTCGGCAAGGTGCCGGCGGGTTTCGCCATCACCAACCACCTGGCCAACACCGAGACGGTCGAACTGGTGCCGGTGGCCGGTGGTGGATGGGAGTGCGCGCGCTGGGGTACCTTCTTCGCACCCTTCCACGACACCGCGCGTGGCGGTGCCGATGACCCCATGGGGTGA
- a CDS encoding LCP family protein, with the protein MLRRDGRPQSPQAWSQAPAPNYRPAQAPRQDRQQPPPKQQRRDWAPTQRPERFAEPAPNRRPPRGNTPPPAPPRRPAAPPSRPAPRRPLGARRILRRLAIVLVVLVVAMGASMVYLDGKLARVDALADYDGRVGDTPGTNWLLVGSDSRVGLTPEQEQELATGGEVGADRTDTVLLVHIPPGGGATTMVSLPRDSYVSVPGFGQDKLNASFALGGPQLLVQTVEGATGVHIDHYAEIGFGGFASIVDAVGGVDICVPYPIDDPLAGLRLEPGCQELDGAQALGFVRTRATPLADLDRMNNQRLFLSALLSKATSPGTFLNPFRAWSLMSGAAGSLRVDDGDHLWNLARLAWAMRGETVTTTVPVGGFDDVYGIGNVLLWDRERAVPFFGAISEGDPIPPELLAPAP; encoded by the coding sequence GTGCTGAGGCGCGACGGACGGCCGCAGTCACCGCAGGCGTGGTCGCAAGCGCCCGCGCCGAACTACCGACCCGCGCAGGCTCCGCGGCAGGACCGGCAGCAACCGCCTCCGAAGCAGCAACGACGCGACTGGGCGCCGACGCAGCGACCCGAACGGTTCGCCGAACCCGCCCCGAACCGGCGTCCTCCGCGCGGGAACACCCCACCGCCCGCACCCCCGCGGCGCCCTGCGGCACCGCCCTCCCGACCCGCACCGCGCCGCCCGTTGGGTGCCCGGCGCATTCTGCGGCGACTCGCGATCGTCCTGGTCGTGCTCGTCGTCGCGATGGGCGCGAGCATGGTCTACCTCGACGGCAAACTCGCGCGCGTCGATGCGCTCGCCGATTACGACGGCCGTGTCGGCGACACCCCCGGCACGAACTGGCTGCTCGTCGGTTCCGACAGCCGGGTGGGCCTCACCCCCGAGCAGGAACAGGAACTCGCGACCGGCGGGGAGGTCGGCGCCGACCGCACCGACACGGTGCTCCTCGTCCACATCCCGCCCGGTGGCGGCGCCACCACGATGGTCTCCCTGCCCCGCGACTCCTACGTGAGCGTCCCGGGCTTCGGCCAGGACAAGCTCAACGCGTCGTTCGCGCTGGGTGGGCCGCAGCTGCTCGTGCAGACGGTCGAGGGCGCCACGGGCGTGCACATCGACCACTACGCCGAGATCGGCTTCGGCGGGTTCGCGTCGATCGTCGACGCGGTCGGCGGGGTCGACATCTGCGTGCCCTATCCGATCGACGACCCGCTCGCCGGGCTCAGGCTCGAACCGGGATGCCAGGAGCTCGACGGGGCGCAGGCCCTGGGCTTCGTGCGTACGCGCGCCACCCCGCTCGCCGACCTGGACCGGATGAACAACCAGCGCCTGTTCCTGTCGGCACTGCTGAGCAAGGCCACGAGCCCCGGCACCTTCCTGAACCCCTTCCGGGCGTGGTCGCTGATGTCGGGTGCGGCCGGGTCACTGCGGGTCGACGACGGCGACCATCTGTGGAACCTCGCGCGACTCGCGTGGGCGATGCGCGGCGAGACGGTCACCACGACGGTTCCGGTGGGCGGATTCGACGACGTCTACGGCATCGGCAACGTCCTGCTGTGGGATCGTGAGCGCGCCGTGCCGTTCTTCGGAGCCATCTCGGAGGGCGACCCGATCCCGCCGGAACTGCTCGCTCCGGCCCCCTGA
- a CDS encoding ferritin: MGDMTKTKFHTLLHDQIRYEFTASHQYIAIAVFYDNTDLPQLAKHFYAQAVEERNHAMMIVQYFLDRDMAVDLTGVDAVQSMFEDAREPIALALAQEKKVTDQIVELARTARDEGDYLGEQFMQWFLQEQVEEVATMTTLLTVADRAGSNLFNLEDFVARELNSKVREPRGNAPLAAGGAI, translated from the coding sequence ATGGGCGACATGACCAAGACCAAGTTCCACACGCTGCTGCACGACCAGATCCGTTACGAGTTCACGGCGTCGCATCAGTACATCGCCATCGCGGTCTTCTACGACAACACCGATCTCCCGCAGCTGGCGAAGCACTTCTACGCGCAGGCCGTCGAGGAGCGCAACCACGCCATGATGATCGTCCAGTACTTCCTGGACCGCGACATGGCCGTCGACCTCACCGGCGTCGACGCGGTGCAGTCGATGTTCGAGGATGCTCGCGAGCCGATCGCGCTGGCCCTCGCCCAGGAGAAGAAGGTCACCGACCAGATCGTCGAGCTCGCCCGCACCGCGCGCGACGAGGGCGACTACCTCGGCGAGCAGTTCATGCAGTGGTTCCTGCAGGAGCAGGTCGAGGAGGTCGCGACGATGACGACCCTGTTGACCGTGGCCGACCGTGCCGGTTCCAACCTCTTCAACCTCGAGGACTTCGTGGCCCGCGAGCTCAACTCGAAGGTGCGCGAGCCGCGCGGCAACGCCCCGCTCGCCGCCGGCGGCGCCATCTGA
- a CDS encoding glycerophosphodiester phosphodiesterase gives MTRSAHPRVVAHRGASAALPEHTIGAYELALKEGADGVECDVRLTRDGHLVCVHDRTIDRTSNGTGVVSEMTLDELAQYDYGRPGEPADLLTLRQLLELVMDFTSVPVKVFVETKHPVRYGGLVESKLLAELARFGLATPASADFSRVVVMSFAAGAVWRIRRAAPLLPTVLLGETSRYLRGSAATTVGATAVGPSIATLREHRDLVDRAALSGRATYCWTVDDPADVELCRELGVEWVATNHPGRTKLQLDAAFDR, from the coding sequence GTGACCCGCAGCGCGCATCCCCGGGTCGTCGCGCATCGCGGTGCGTCCGCCGCGCTCCCGGAACACACGATCGGTGCCTACGAACTCGCGTTGAAGGAAGGCGCCGACGGCGTCGAATGCGACGTGCGGCTCACCCGCGACGGTCACCTCGTGTGCGTGCACGACCGCACGATCGACCGGACGTCGAACGGCACCGGTGTCGTCAGCGAGATGACCCTCGACGAGCTCGCGCAGTACGACTACGGACGTCCCGGCGAGCCCGCCGACCTGCTCACGCTGCGGCAACTGCTCGAACTCGTCATGGACTTCACGAGCGTCCCGGTGAAGGTCTTCGTCGAGACCAAGCATCCCGTCCGCTACGGCGGTCTCGTGGAGAGCAAACTGCTCGCTGAACTGGCCCGCTTCGGTCTCGCGACCCCGGCCTCCGCCGATTTCTCCCGGGTGGTGGTGATGTCGTTCGCGGCGGGGGCCGTCTGGCGCATCCGCCGGGCCGCGCCGCTGCTGCCCACCGTGCTGCTGGGGGAGACCTCGCGCTACCTGCGCGGCAGTGCCGCGACCACCGTCGGCGCGACCGCTGTCGGCCCGTCGATCGCGACGCTGCGCGAGCACCGCGATCTCGTCGACCGGGCCGCGCTGTCGGGCCGGGCCACCTACTGCTGGACCGTCGACGACCCCGCCGACGTCGAGCTGTGCCGTGAGCTGGGCGTCGAGTGGGTCGCCACCAACCATCCCGGGCGCACCAAGCTGCAGCTCGACGCCGCCTTCGATCGGTGA
- a CDS encoding DUF2470 domain-containing protein, translating to MQTTTSVIPAPTTAERVRTALIRADTTQLAIDGCDPLPTSVHHLLDDGQVAVVVAEDSLPVALAWQAGSAGIPAMLELTDHSPIALRNPVRSLIWLSGTLRPVEHPRRLAAEIAEILPHPELLDVGHRSELLCLTLDSVVAADTTGAEAVDVTEVLDAAPDPFAALETGWLQHLEEDHADIVRQIARRIPPAHRGGRIRPLGLDRYGLRLRVESEGDDHDVRIPFHEPVDDPAALSRALRLLVGCPFRNGLPPRT from the coding sequence ATGCAGACCACCACATCCGTCATCCCCGCGCCGACCACGGCCGAACGCGTACGCACCGCCCTCATCCGCGCCGACACGACGCAGCTCGCGATCGACGGCTGCGACCCGCTCCCCACCTCGGTTCATCACCTCCTCGACGACGGGCAGGTCGCGGTGGTCGTCGCCGAGGACAGCCTCCCCGTCGCACTCGCCTGGCAGGCCGGCAGCGCAGGCATCCCCGCCATGCTCGAGCTCACCGACCACTCCCCGATCGCCCTGCGCAATCCGGTCCGTTCGCTCATCTGGCTCAGCGGCACCCTGCGTCCCGTGGAGCATCCGCGCCGGCTCGCCGCCGAGATCGCGGAGATCCTTCCGCACCCCGAACTCCTCGACGTCGGACACCGCTCCGAACTGCTGTGCCTGACGCTCGACTCCGTCGTCGCCGCCGACACCACCGGGGCCGAGGCCGTCGACGTCACCGAGGTCCTCGACGCCGCCCCCGACCCGTTCGCCGCTCTCGAGACCGGGTGGCTCCAGCACCTCGAAGAGGACCACGCCGACATCGTGCGGCAGATCGCGCGACGCATCCCGCCCGCGCACCGCGGCGGACGGATCCGCCCCCTCGGTCTCGACCGTTACGGACTGCGCCTGCGCGTCGAGTCCGAAGGCGACGACCACGACGTGCGGATCCCCTTCCACGAACCGGTCGACGATCCCGCCGCCCTGAGCCGCGCGCTGCGCCTGCTCGTCGGCTGCCCCTTCCGCAACGGACTGCCGCCGCGCACCTGA
- a CDS encoding DUF5926 family protein, translating into MAKKSKRNSGPKPGSNRAAKLEQRRLEREAAAAATSRPFEGLAFECDLVALREFVPSALAELPAAEDGRRVVGATILPGGVAALVREENGAPVAYVGLQLAAGFGPDPAGELAAALHWAHTAEPGSSLQVASVDDDTPPLAELIDPAAVPAITVHNDFDWWIPAGVEPSAEIAHTVKHANEAVLPSARLEGDGLRGAWWVDPGEKAHLRWVRPEDEDALMAALSRVHAAGGLHLGEGSRFAGSFRTHGLLVPVFDLDREKHPDEWVAPTIEFGQRLDEALAVDEPLTAAERRSRDGLRSRQVTLR; encoded by the coding sequence GTGGCCAAGAAGAGCAAGAGAAACAGCGGACCCAAGCCCGGCAGCAACCGCGCCGCGAAGCTCGAGCAGCGCCGGCTCGAGCGGGAAGCAGCGGCCGCCGCGACGTCCCGGCCCTTCGAAGGACTCGCCTTCGAATGCGATCTCGTGGCACTGCGCGAGTTCGTGCCGTCGGCCCTCGCGGAGCTGCCCGCGGCCGAGGACGGCCGTCGCGTCGTGGGTGCGACCATCCTTCCCGGTGGGGTCGCGGCCCTGGTCCGCGAGGAGAACGGTGCGCCGGTCGCGTACGTCGGCCTGCAGCTCGCCGCCGGCTTCGGACCGGACCCGGCGGGTGAACTGGCCGCGGCCCTGCACTGGGCGCACACGGCCGAGCCGGGCTCGTCGCTGCAGGTCGCGAGCGTCGACGACGACACCCCGCCGCTGGCCGAGCTGATCGACCCGGCAGCCGTGCCGGCGATCACCGTCCACAACGACTTCGACTGGTGGATCCCGGCCGGTGTCGAACCGAGCGCCGAGATCGCGCACACCGTCAAGCACGCGAACGAAGCCGTGCTGCCGTCGGCGCGTCTCGAGGGCGACGGTCTCCGCGGCGCGTGGTGGGTCGATCCGGGCGAGAAGGCGCACCTGCGCTGGGTGCGCCCCGAGGACGAGGACGCGCTGATGGCGGCGTTGTCGCGCGTGCACGCGGCGGGCGGTCTGCACCTCGGTGAGGGATCGCGGTTCGCCGGTTCGTTCCGCACCCACGGCCTGCTGGTGCCGGTCTTCGACCTCGACCGCGAGAAGCACCCCGACGAGTGGGTCGCCCCGACGATCGAGTTCGGGCAGCGTCTCGACGAGGCCCTGGCCGTGGACGAGCCGCTCACCGCCGCCGAGCGCCGGTCGCGCGACGGCCTGCGCAGCCGCCAGGTCACCCTGCGCTGA
- a CDS encoding CPBP family intramembrane glutamic endopeptidase, whose translation MTTLRDWLRPASRNPEPPLDPTERRALWIEITIVLLVTFGLSGISSILSLAEAALAPEPLSDQTVALNTPRSSQGFIDLARQLLGIVRLLAWGALGLYLLWRSGVGPRLAGLARPRLRRDLLPGVGLAALIGLPGLALYLVARAAGLNLTVAPSLLEDYWWRLPTEVLWAIANSGAEEILVVAYLLTRLRQLGWSENSSLLASALLRGSYHLYQGIGGGFGNVVMGLVFGRYWQRTGRLWPLVIAHALIDTVAFVGYQALRGHVSWLP comes from the coding sequence GTGACGACCCTCCGCGACTGGCTGCGGCCCGCCTCCCGCAACCCCGAGCCGCCCCTCGACCCCACCGAGCGCCGCGCGCTGTGGATCGAGATCACCATCGTCCTGCTCGTCACCTTCGGCCTGAGCGGGATCTCGTCGATCCTGTCGCTGGCCGAGGCGGCGCTGGCACCGGAACCACTGTCGGATCAGACCGTCGCCCTCAACACGCCGCGCTCGTCGCAGGGGTTCATCGATCTCGCCCGTCAGCTCCTCGGCATCGTGCGTCTGCTCGCCTGGGGCGCCCTCGGTCTGTACCTGCTCTGGCGCAGCGGCGTCGGACCGCGACTCGCGGGTCTCGCCCGGCCCCGTCTGCGCCGGGACCTGCTGCCCGGCGTGGGGCTGGCCGCGCTGATCGGGCTCCCCGGCCTGGCGTTGTACCTGGTGGCGCGCGCCGCCGGCCTGAATCTGACGGTCGCGCCGAGCCTGCTCGAGGACTACTGGTGGCGACTGCCCACCGAGGTGCTGTGGGCGATCGCCAACTCCGGCGCGGAGGAGATCCTGGTCGTCGCCTATCTCCTCACTCGCCTGCGGCAGCTCGGCTGGTCGGAGAATTCGTCGTTGCTCGCCTCCGCCCTGCTGCGCGGCAGCTACCACCTCTACCAGGGCATCGGCGGCGGGTTCGGCAACGTCGTCATGGGCCTGGTCTTCGGACGCTACTGGCAGCGCACCGGCCGGTTGTGGCCGCTCGTGATCGCCCACGCACTCATCGACACCGTCGCCTTCGTCGGCTACCAAGCACTGAGGGGCCACGTGTCCTGGCTGCCCTGA
- the pheA gene encoding prephenate dehydratase: MPRIAYFGPSGTFTEMALDRFESLGALDVLGDESADVERVSAASPPAALQLLRDGKVDGAVVPIESSVEGSVPPTMDALALGPRLQIVSEVELDIAFTVVTREGITRDRVRTIGAYPVAAAQVRRWIEDHLPDAEVVTAASNAGAAEDVASGKVDAAVSTALAGQRLGLSVLADKVADFEGARTRFVLITPPRPVPKRTGVDRTSVVLQLPNEPGSLVRAITEFSTRGIDLSRIESRPTRREYGTYFFHLDCVGHIDDALVAEALQGLHRFAQVRFLGSWPAVSEHGVPPVSDDEDARWLDRLRRGED, translated from the coding sequence GTGCCACGTATCGCCTATTTCGGACCGTCGGGAACGTTCACCGAGATGGCCCTCGACCGCTTCGAGAGCCTCGGTGCACTCGACGTGCTCGGCGACGAGTCCGCCGACGTCGAGCGCGTCTCGGCCGCCAGCCCGCCCGCTGCCCTGCAGCTCCTGCGCGACGGGAAGGTCGACGGTGCCGTCGTCCCCATCGAGAGCTCGGTCGAGGGTTCGGTGCCACCCACCATGGATGCCCTCGCTCTCGGGCCGCGCCTGCAGATCGTGTCCGAGGTCGAGCTCGACATCGCGTTCACGGTGGTCACCCGCGAAGGGATCACCCGCGATCGGGTCCGCACGATCGGCGCCTATCCAGTAGCCGCAGCGCAGGTGCGTCGCTGGATCGAGGACCACCTGCCCGACGCCGAGGTCGTGACCGCGGCCTCGAACGCGGGAGCCGCCGAGGACGTCGCGTCCGGCAAGGTCGACGCAGCGGTGTCCACCGCGCTCGCCGGACAGCGGCTCGGCCTGTCCGTGCTCGCCGACAAGGTCGCCGATTTCGAGGGCGCCCGCACCCGCTTCGTGCTCATCACGCCGCCGCGTCCGGTGCCGAAACGCACCGGTGTCGACCGCACCTCGGTCGTGCTGCAGCTCCCCAACGAGCCCGGCTCGCTGGTGCGCGCTATCACCGAGTTCTCCACGCGCGGAATCGATCTGTCGCGCATCGAGTCCCGGCCGACACGCAGGGAATACGGCACCTACTTCTTCCACTTGGACTGTGTGGGTCACATCGACGACGCGCTGGTCGCCGAGGCGCTGCAGGGACTGCACCGCTTCGCGCAGGTGCGCTTCCTCGGATCGTGGCCCGCTGTGTCCGAACACGGTGTCCCCCCCGTGTCGGACGACGAGGATGCGCGGTGGCTCGACCGACTGCGGCGCGGAGAGGACTGA